In the genome of Impatiens glandulifera chromosome 6, dImpGla2.1, whole genome shotgun sequence, the window tttttattagttcttgatatataacttttcttctttattatgtttcgtctctccttaagtcttactttatatataataattcccgatttgtttggttggtttcaagtacttttagtcatcactttaataggttgatttttaatatttcaattgatgttttgatGGAGATAATGGTTCATTGGATTCCAGGCTATAATGGTGTTATCATGGTTATGCAAAGTTGTTTTGGTGATAATCGTGTTATCATGCCTGGAGGTGTGAGCATTGGTAAGTTAGAAATTtagatcattttatcataaaattcatttgtaaaaagattttttaatttttctattacattaattcctaattttgtttggtttatttcaGATACTTTCAgccatctatatatatctaatgaagcttaatttaaaatgttggaggtgggcatcaccatcacgctctctccaaaatgatcCACATTATCATCatagtattttctctttcttagatatatatatatttctctctcttcatttatctttattgattaattgtttttctatcccttaccatatatatattcacactaataatatataaaaatatattttttcatcaattctattaaccaagtttcttaattaattattctatgtcggttactctttttatatatatattaatattttttattaattatttttaaaataaacctaattaattctcttctaaaatattatatatattaatcatgctctctccaaaatgattcatatcatcatcataggtattttctctttcttagatatatttatttctctcttctttgttCTTAGCAAAAATCAGAAATCGTCTCCCCTTAAgtctttatttgttatagaGAGTTATTGATTATACATATTCTATTTGTTATTGATGCAATGAATattttttcttgagtttttgtTGACATAATGTTGTCATTTTCATAGGGAGAACGAGACTTTCAATTATTTCAAAGAAGATCtatatttgtgtaatgtggtaTGAACTCTTGAGCTCAAATCTAAactttttatcatatatttttattagttcttgaaataatttttcttctttattatgtttcgtctctccttaagtcttactttatatataataattcccgatttgtttggttggtttcaagtacttttagtcatcactttaataggttgatttttaatatttcaattgatgttttgatGAAGATAATGGGATCATTGGATTCAAGGCGATAATGGTGCAATCATAGTTATGCaaagttgtttttggtgataatCGTGTTATCATGCCTGGAGGTGTGAGCATTGATAAGTTAGAAATTtagatcattttatcataaatatagtttgtaaaaagattttttaatttttctattacattAATTCCTAATTTTGTATATctaattatcttaatttaaaatgttggaggtgtaCATCAAGCTCTCTAAAAAATGATTCAcatcatcatcatttttttttctttcttatatatatatatatatatattttctctcttcatttatttttattgattaattgtttttctatcccttaccatatatatattcacactaataatatataaaatatatattttttcattaattctaTTAACCaagtttcataattaattattctatatcggttactcttatatatatatatatatatatatatatatatatatatatatatatatatatatatatatatatatattaatattttttttattaattattttaaaaataaacctaatgaattctcttctaaaatattatatatattaatcatgctctctccaaaatgattCACATCATCGTCAtaggtattttctctttcttagatatatttatttctctctcttctttgtttttagCAGGAAATCAGTAATCGTCTTCCCTTAGgtctttatttgttatagagagttgttgattatatatattctgaaaggtatttatttgttattgatgcaatgaatatttttttcttgagtttttgtTGACGTAATGTTGTCATTTTCATAGGGAGAACGAGACTTTCAATTATTTCAAAGAAGATCtatatttgtgtaatgtggtatgaactcttgagcttaagtctaaacttcttatcctatatttttattagttcttgatatataacttttcttctttattatgtttcgtctctccttaagtcttactttatatataataattcccgatttgtttggttggtttcaagtacttttagtcatcactttaataggttgatttttaatatttcaattgatgttttgatGGAGATAATGGTTCATTGGATTCCAGGCGATAATGGTGCTATCATGGTTATGCAAAGTTGTTTTGGTGATAATCGTGTTATCATGCCTGGAGGTGTGAGCATTGGTAAGTTAGAAATTtagatcattttatcataaaattcatttgtaaaaagattttttaatttttctattacattaattcctaattttgtttggtttatttcaGGTACTTTCAGCCATTGTAGATCAATATACTTCTGGATGCAAGCTATTGTACTTCTAAATgtttgtttacttaaaatactttaattttgaaataattgtgtTTAGCTCTATATTTGTATCTTCATATGTATACACTAACTTGGAATAATTGAAGAtcaagtattttgtttaatactcttaattttaatgaaataataatttgttttatgaatttaattttattctgtaacttctatttttatggtataataaaaataaactcaataaatataacctaccatctatatatattaatatttttttattaaatatttcatttaaataatttgaatgtttataaataaattcaaataaaataaacccttctcatctaaaaagtcatatataattattgagatttgcattaaatattaatattaattatgaaaactatttaggagatttaaattgtaaaaaaatatacttacattGAAAACCTCCcatccataaaataaatcattcagtttcattctaatttataactaatgaatagaaaataaaattaacggataataaatattattacaaccttcaattcatatatgttaattatttatccaaataattaacatcaaataaaacaaaccctttAAGTTCTATTTTGAgatttgcattaaatattaatattaattataaaaactatttaggagatttaaattgtaaaaaaatatactcacattgaatatgttcactaacgataataaatattattataatctcacatccataaaataaatcattcagtttcattctaatttataactaattaatggaaataaaattaacggatattaaatattattacaaccttaaattcatatatattaataatttatccaaataattaacataaaataaaacaaattaatacaacaaaaaaatgagtttcatcttacaaaattttagacaaattgTTAGGTGGTATAagtaaattcataaataatgaactttattattattattattattattaactttattattattattatgttttgacatattttaactttaatgttaTATTGCTGGTTGTTCATTATCTacattattttggtatttatatatgtatttgtctTTACATTtgataaaaacttatttatttttcttgtcactattctatattttggtgatttgaaattgaaataataagatgTTTATTAAGAATGTTACCAAACTCTTAGCCTTTTgatattatactttttattctctattactttttcatctattccatttaaaatgaaattatctgcaagaacataaaaagagaaatttcgAACATCAGTTTTATTGTTTGAATGTGTAGATCCACTAAATCCTTATCGGATGATGATTTCAATCGTATTTATTGATCTctgtaatttaatttggataagttttgattgaatcgacactatgaataagagttttgtttgatatttatagtctcGAATTTGTAGgacttttaaatgatatttatagtcataaattttgagaaattagaaCTTATGATTCCTTGTGTTGTGTTCAATTACGATCCTTACAACCTTAAAAAAATGTAGTAAAAAATATTGTCCAATTATCGATATTCATTCTACTTATTATTTCAtcgtatattttttttatgtttacaacttagactaattattataatatctatttatattaaaatctcaaaaaataatacaaaggAATCCATTTGAATGGTGAATTTAAATAGCAACTACAAGCATTTAGTGGTTGTTCGCCGAACGAAGATTTATTAAGAcgaaaaaaacagaaaatttaatttttcttttatgatttttaatttttttttcatgtttttttagttaatatatgtgttaactTACTTTCGGGCAAGTGCACAGACTTTTTGCTAGTTTATATTAatcatgtttattattatatcataaaatataaattgaataagCTTGTATCAAAATATTTCGGGGAACAAGTTACTAAATAGGACAGGGTTAGAAACTGTCCTATTTAGTAATTACATACCTTTCACCGAATCTCGTTAAATTTATgatacttataaataaaaaaataggttaagtttgttgtattttatattttaatacattgtGTTTTCATTAAAAGTGGAGGGGCTGTAATTCCCAACGTTGCTTCTAATTTTTTCTCTATGTAAAATCTAGCTTAATATTCTCTCATCTTGTTGATTCACTGTGGTCACAAATCGCCAGAATTCTTTCATGATATCAAAAAGTGATTTCTAGCATTGTTAGTCTAAGCCAATCTACATTCATACCCGGTAGGTTTATATCGCATAACATTCTCTTAATGCAGAACATTCTTAAGGGTTATGGGAAAAAGAGAATCTTGCTTCGGGTTGCGTTTAAAATTGACATTCGTAAAGTTTTTGATTCCGTCAAGTGGGAAACTATCAATGATTTTCTTGTCGTCTCGGGTTTCCCTAGAATCTTCATTGAatggattatgcagtgcgtttctACCTCCCGTATCGTTGTCCGTGTCAATGGAGCGCACGGTGGCTACTTCAAAGGCGAAAGTGGCGTGAGGCAGGGTGACCCtctctcttcttttatctttgtGTTGATCATGGAGGTCTTTGAGAGTGTCTTAACGACATTTCGAAAGAACCACCATTACACTTTCCACTCTTTCTGTGAGGAGGAGAAGATTACTCACCTTTGTTTTGCTGACGACCTATTTGTTCTTGCGCGCCGATGTCGATACCgttaaaactataaaatatgCTCTTAACTTCTTTTCTGATGTtacaagtttatttattaatgaggAAAAAAGTACAGTGTTCTATGGCGGTGTTAATGACGAGACAAAAGCAAAGATACAAGACATCATGGGCATCTCCGAAGGGTCGTTTCCGGTCCGTTACTTGGGGATTCTGCTTACGACAAGGCAGATTCATGTAGTACATTGCAGGCCACTTATTGAGAAGGTCAAAAACGTGATTATGGGTTGGGCAGCCAAGAAATTATCTTATGCGAGAAGGATTGAATTGGTGGGCAGCATGGTAATGGGGTTTATCGGGTATTGGTCTCAACAAATTGTTCTTCCTAAGAAGGTTATGCGGGAGCTTGATACATTATTACGGGATTTCATTTGGGGCACTCATGGCTGTGGGGAAAAAAAGTCAAGTGGACTAATGTGTGTAAACCTAAGGATGAAGGAGGTGTGGGTTTGAAGAATTGTGTCAAATGGAATCGTGTCGTTACTTACAAGAATTTATGGGCCTTACAATCTAAGAAGAATTCcttatgggtcaaatgggtgcactTCCAGTTTATGAAACGTGAAATGAGCATATGGACGTGCAAAATTACCGACTACATGGCTTGGTCATTAAAGAAGATATTGAAGCTCAAAAACAGCATTAGTTCGATATTTGACATCCAAATTGGTGAAGGGCGTGGCACTCTGTTTTGGCACGACCCATGGTTCGAAAACAAACCATTGATTAGTAGAGACGAATTCCGAGGCCTAAGGATCTAGAGGGATTGTGCGGCTTCCACGGTCCATAACATTCATAGCGGGCTTTAGGTTTCGGTTATTACTAGAGTCTTGGAAGGCAAAAGAGCTATTGATCATTTGAACGGTCTCAATATTTGTAATATGACTGATGTGCACTTGTGGAAAGCGGAAGAAAATGGGAAAATTAAGTCAATTGCAATTTGGAACGTTATTCGGGAAAGAGGTCAAATTGTAAGTCGGGCTTCACTTGTGTGGTCCTCAAAAATCATTCTAAGACACCAGTTTATTCTTTGGTTGGCTTTCCGTGGTAGACTTAGTACCCGTGATCGTATTCTTGCTTATATGGATATTCCGGATGCCAATTGTGTTCTTTGTAGTGGGTTTGCGGAGTCCATTGATCATCTTTTGGGTGTCTGTTTTTTTTGCTAAATCTATTTGGAATCTTTTCACTTTAGCCATGGGAATTGTGAGCTTGTCGGGGTCTTGGGAGGATATAAAAGTTGTTGCCCAAGTCTTATCTAAAGGTAGTAAATTTCATGTTAACGTCTTTAAGTGTGAGTTTGCTGCCATCGTTTATCATTTGTGGGCTGAGAGAAATACTAGAGTCTTTGGTAGAGTTCGTCGAAACGTTGATCATGTGTGGAACGACATTGTATTTGATTGTGGTGCGCTAATTAGAACGTGGAGATGGGTTCCTAAAGGCGAGCGGGAATGGGTCCTTTGTCACGAATGGAAAGTCAATTATGATGAAGTCAcatcttttaaatgttttaaggtTAACTAGttctttatgttttgtttgtaaGTCATGTATGTTGCTTTGTTAGAATTGTTTGGTTCTTGAACTTTATTCTAACTTTCTAGGTTTGTTAGAAAGTTAGAGGAAACTATGTCTGTATTCTTTCCcgttttgagattttaataaaatgatattaagtcgttttcccccaaagaaacaacaattcatcaaaatccATATCTACCAGTGGTGTCTCCTCATAAACATCTCGTAGGATTCCGAACTCCACAGAATTTTATACGAGCTTGTTGTTATTGTTGCACCACTtccacttcttctcctcctcgaatATGGCATCTCTGCTCACATAGATTTTTCCACAAGCTGGATTAGGAAAATTGTGCGCCTTGCTTCCATCTTCGAACTTCACATTTCCGGTAATTTTCTCGTCGAGCTCATTGAGATTCTCTCGATGGCCCATCATATGGTTGCTTGCTCCATTATTAAGGTACCACACATTGGTGTGATTACACTCATCGCCACATGCGAGGAGTTTCTCCATaactttctcttcattgaacAACACCACATCTAGTTCCTCCTTGGACGGTTCTTGCAtgaactcttcaaggtttgtcttCTCGTCTCCCTCGACAAACATTAATACTGGCTCCTCGTAATAAAACCTAGTGAGGTTTGCATCATTGTCTTCGGGCAAAGCTTTCGTCACTACCTCAGCAAACATTAATGAtggctcctcgtcatagaagctagtgaggtttgcctcatcATCAGACCTATTGTTAGGGCACTTAGACGCGTAGTTCCCATACTTTTGACGAGTGTAACACTTCACTTTGCTATTTTCTTTGCTGGGCTTGGTATTTTCAGTTGAGCTTTCTTCACAACTGCGCCTTTGACCTTGCCCTTTGACACGACCTCGGTTATCTCCACCGTTGCCACTACAACTCGACGATCCAGAAGAAAAATTAGCTTCTCCGTTTTTTttcattcgtgacatccattcatcatgtGTGAGTAATAGGTGCTCCTCGTGTTGGTCTCCATAGCCGCgaagtctctcctcgtggactttgagacgaccGACAATCTCTTCGACGTTCATATTCTTGAGCTCACGAAATTGCTCGATCGTtgtaacgatctgcatgtatgtttgtggtaaggctctaaggaacttcttgacgacggagatctcctccaccttctctcccaACGAGAGGATACCAGTCACGATcgatgtcaatttcatggcgaaatcatccaccgattccccattcttcataTGAATCGCCTCaaattgtgtcttcaaggtttgcacttttGCATCCTtaactctctccactccaacatgcattgtctttagCGTCTCCCACGCTAGCTTGATGGAATCCTTCTCAGCCACCATGAGAAAGACGTCCTCAGGGagtgcttgatagatggcgGCGAGAGTCACTCTATCCATATGTTCATCGACATCGTCGAACATCATGGCTTCTcacactccttgtgcttgtaagtttacccgcatcttcaacgcccacaccgagtagttactTTTCGTGAGTAACAGATAAGAGAGCGTCACGTtcccttctcttccaatcttcattgtCGCTGCATCTCTAGTTGATCTTGTCGACGCCATGTTCTTCaatctagctctgataccaaatgttggattttgactattggatctttgAAAAACGATTACGAAGAAAAAAAACCTTGGAAAACTGGGAAAGACAATAAGATTTGCTGAAGaggaaaaaatatttctattctcaagtgaTCTGTATTAACcttagaaaccctaaattacttatacatataagtccaagcccattaataattaaataaaccctaattgtataaaagacaataaaggcctacaactttcaatttactaacaatcaatgcttaaactcacatttgacacgtttagcacattattgatatgtttaacatgtttttcacgttattggcacgtttttgacacgtttaacatatttttacacTTTTAACACAACTTTCATGTTTTTAGcatgtttaaaacgtttttaatacgtttaacacgttttgacacatttaacacgtttttacatgtttaacatattattgatacgtttaacatgtttttcacatttttggcacgtttaacacttttaacacattttcacacgtttttcacattttttgcatgtttaacacattatttatacgtataacatgtttttcatgtttttggcacgtttaacatgtttttaacacgtttaacacatgtttcacacatttagcacgtttttcatgttttttttgcatgtttaaaatgtttttaatacgtttaacacgtttttgacacatttaacatgtttttgacacatttaacacattattgatacgtttaacatgtttttcataattttggcacatttttgacacatttaacacattttcacacatttttttacatttttggcatgGTTTAAACGTTTTTAATACATCTAACACATTTATcgcgtttttgacacatttaacacatttttgacgcatataacatattattgatacattatcatatttttcacgtttttgacacgtttgacacgtttaatacatttttgacatgtttaacacgttttgacgcATTTAACATGTTATTTTGGAactttaacatgttttggcatgtttaacacattattGGCACATTTGACAaattattaacacgtttaaacatgccaaaaacttgttaaaatgccaaaacgtgttagacgtactaaaaacgtaaaaacgtgttaaatgtgtcaaaacgtattaaatgtgccaaaaacgtaaaaaaatgtgttaagtatgtcaaaacgtgttaaacgtatcaataataagttaaacgtgcaaaaacatgaaaaatgtgttaaacgtatcaaaaacgtgaaaaacttattaaacacgttaaatatgtaaaaaacatgaaaaacgtgttgaatgtaCCAAAATGTGTCGAATGTaccaaaatgtgtcaaacgttcCAAAACGTGTTGTATTtgcaaaaaaatgttaaacatgtcaaaaacgtgttaaatgtgtcaaaaacgtgttaaacatgttaaatgtgcaaaaacgtgttaaataagttaaaatgtcaaaaatgtgttaaacgtgacaaaaatgtgttaaacgtaacaaaacgtgttaaatgtgccaaaaacgtgttcgacttgtcaaaatgtgttaaacgtgtgaaaaatatgtaaaacgtgttaaaaatgtcaaaaacgtgttaaatatgccaaaatgtgaaaaaacatgttaaacttgtaAAACATGTGTtgaacgtgttaaatatgtcaaaaacgtgttcgactgtAATGGAGATCAACGTAGTAAAAATCAAGAGAATATAATAAAGTTAGAAGATGGTTagtttatattgaattaataagagagaattaaattaaatttatataatttggataatttgggAAACcctaaccaacccaaattaaacccaacccaacccaaattaacttacccaaattaatattttgggttagggttggaaATTGGATCAACCCATAATATGCTCACCCCTAGGGAGGAGTATACTCAATCATACTCTTATAATCATACTCTTATGAGTTTTAAGGAGTAAACTCAATCATGTTCTTACGATACTTTTAAAGCCCATCATCACCATtataatataacaataatattatcataataatccCCTCTTTTAGCCTAATGGAAATAAGATGTGTATATTAACCCTAAGTTTTTGGGTTCGAGTCCATCAGGCGGTAAAATCTGCGTCTGGTAATTGGTTAAATGTGTTTTCAtgctacatacttaatctgttgtcatatttttatcccctcttctagcctaccgacaataagaggtggatactcaCTATAAGGTAATGGGTTCGAGCCCGtaaggcggcaagttctgcacctagttaagtgtgtttgcgagtaacatacttaattcgttatccattataatattatcaaatgttataatatcattatattataatataattttctttattaatcttatgaatatttatataataaacataacttatataactcaaaataataaattatcaatacaatctcatatatatattctaacatGATATTAGAGCCACAATTTTGTTCTTAATATTAGAGCCACAATTTTGTTCTTGAActacaaattatatatagttttccGTTACTTCCCTCAATGATTACTCTAGTCATTTATGGAGGGCTctagtaatttttattatatttttttaataatatatttttttatttaaatgtttttgttgaTATCTT includes:
- the LOC124943869 gene encoding uncharacterized protein LOC124943869, with protein sequence MTDVHLWKAEENGKIKSIAIWNVIRERGQIVSRASLVWSSKIILRHQFILWLAFRGRLSTRDRILAYMDIPDANCVLCSGFAESIDHLLAMGIVSLSGSWEDIKVVAQVLSKGSKFHVNVFKCEFAAIVYHLWAERNTRVFGRVRRNVDHVWNDIVFDCGALIRTWRWVPKGEREWVLCHEWKVNYDEVTSFKCFKVN
- the LOC124943870 gene encoding uncharacterized protein LOC124943870; this translates as MMFDDVDEHMDRVTLAAIYQALPEDVFLMVAEKDSIKLAWETLKTMHVGVERVKDAKVQTLKTQFEAIHMKNGESVDDFAMKLTSIVTGILSLGEKIVTTIEQFRELKNMNVEEIVGRLKVHEERLRGYGDQHEEHLLLTHDEWMSRMKKNGEANFSSGSSSCSGNGGDNRGRVKGQGQRRSCEESSTENTKPSKENSKVKCYTRQKYGNYASKCPNNRSDDEANLTSFYDEEPSLMFAEVVTKALPEDNDANLTRFYYEEPVLMFVEGDEKTNLEEFMQEPSKEELDVVLFNEEKVMEKLLACGDECNHTNVWYLNNGASNHMMGHRENLNELDEKITGNVKFEDGSKAHNFPNPACGKIYVSRDAIFEEEKKWKWCNNNNKLV